The genomic DNA AGACTGCTGCTTCCAACATGCCATACCATTAACCTTGCTTgctaggacagatgggagttgtaTTTCGACATCCAGAGGCACAAGTATAGTTATAATACTCTGGTACCACTttcattgtcatggctcaatgctatggaatcctgggcattATAGTTTGCTGAGGGATTCAGAGCTCACTGTTGGAGACTTCCAGGCCACTCTCCTTGAACTACAGCAAAGAATTCTaagtccctcaccaaactgcaagccccaggattcataaaatggaaccacagcagtgaaagtggtgtcacaGTGCTGTAAATGTGTCATCTGCTACGTTTTTTTCAAAGCAGTCTGAATTACAACAAGTTGGTACCTACTTCATATAGAATCACAAAATCccaagagctggaagaggccacaaaggcCATGTAGCCTAGCCCCTGCCGTGCAAGAATACACTACTAAAGCATGGggcccatccaacttctgtttaaagacctccaaacaaggaCAGTCCACAACCCTCCAAGGCAATTTGTTTCATTATCCAACAGCACCCGCTGTCAAGTATTTCTTCACCGTGTTTAAATggtatctcttttcttgtcatttgaatccatgtgtttgtgttctagtccctaaagcagcagaaaacaagtttactccaTCTACTACATGACaagttgttgcgtgccttcaagtcgttaatgacttatggcgaccctacgaTGGGGTTTTAtaaggctgagagtttgtgattcactcaagtgggtttccatagccaagcaagaaattgaatcctgatccctatgttgttcctcataaggcttggtctCCAAACCTTCGATTATCTTgactgcccttctctggacacgttccagcatGTCAGTATCCTTCTTGATTTGTGCTACCTTGAACTGGAGACAGggttccaggtgaggtctgaccaaagcttCTTGTTTCAGGGGTCTGTAGACTTGGAGCTGGCTGTGCATTTCACTGAGGGTGAATGGGCCTTACTGGGTCTAAGCCAGAGAGCTCTCGACAGGGAGGTTCTGAAGGATAACTGTGAGAATGGAGCATCTTTCGGTAAGTAAGACACCCTTTACATTCTCCAcatgttttacttttattttaattcaccTAATTTGAGCAGGTTGCTGAACACAAGTGAAATTACAATTTGTGTGATTTGTGGGCATACAATCCTGAGACCCCTTCTCTGAAACACCGTCCTTTTGTGATTCCCCAGTTTGTacagtttttttcccctcattaATGGCAAAAATGCCTCGCTTAAGGCTTACttctacatttttgttgttgttaactgtccttgagtcatcCTCGACTCTTtcaaccctttggatgagacatctccaagcctatcctccactgctctgccgaaatcttgtagattcaggcgtgtgatctccctaattgagtctatccatctagcatgcagccttcatCTTTTCTTAattctctccatctttcctagcattattgccttttctaatgagtcatgttttctcatggtgtggccaaagtacaacagccttaatgTAATCATCTTGTCTTCCTGGGATATTTCTTGCTTTATCTTcccaaggacccacttgtttttctttttggctgtccatggtatcttcagtactcttctccaacaccacatctcaaaagtgTTGATTTCCTTCatacctgctttcttcactgtccagctctcacatctgtacatggtgatggggaatgcaacggcttggacgattctaactttagtgttcagttgtacacTATAATATAGTTTTAATTTCAAATATGATGGAATTTTGCCTatactggttgagtctcctttatctggaattccaaaatccaaaatactccaaaaaccaattttttttatgggtggctgagacagtgacaatTTGTTTTCttatggttcccaaactttgtttcatgcacaaaattattaaaaatgttgttataaaattactttcagctATGAAATATAAATCCTTTTTGTGTTAGACTTGGGTCCTGTCAACAAGATATCTCGCTATGCACGTATTCCAGAtaacaggtattccaaaataaaataaagatgcaaaatctcaaaacacttctggtcccaggtaTTTCAGATaacggagactcaacctgtaatccTACCCCTTGAATGCCCCATCCCTAGAAATTGTATTTGGCctgaaaaagcatttgatagTGCCTGCCAGCACCAAGATAGTGAAGCGTCCATGCCTGAACCCATCTTTTTGCAGCCTGCAATTCCCTAGCTTTTGTTGTTCTGTCTTCTGGAATAGTGGTTCTCATCCTTCCTAATAACGTGATCCTTTAATATAGTTTCtcgtgttgtggtgacccccaaccatgtgtctcggttcctaagaccattggaaatatgtgttttccaatggtcttaggcgacccctgtgaaggGTCATTCGGCCTCCGAAGGGATCGCGACCCACTTGTTGAGTACTACTGTTCTAGACGTTGGGATTTGGAAGGAGTGTCTTCTAGTGTCTCCAGTCCTTCCTGGAGAAGCAAATTCCAAGGATGGTGACACAGTGGGGTGGGGGAGTCTTCTGTTCAATACCTTGGCTTGTGATGGTCTCTCAGGATTCCATCttgaccctcccccccccacaaaccccccctttaaaaaaagaattcaacaCAATATTCAGGCAATTGTTGCCCCAAATCATGCAGACACCCCCCCCTCCTAAATTTAAGAGAACACTCCCATCCTGTCCCCACAAgcaccccagaatcccatactctCCTTTAAacttctgttttcctttgcaaTGCCTGTCATCAATGATGACAGGTAGTGAGTGAGTGAGGTCACATTACTTTCTCCAGCCATTTTAAGAAAGAATGCTGAAGAAAATACAGATATTAGGGTTTGGTATGGGTCGGTGGGTGCAGCCTAGAGAGGGATCTGGGAGAAAGTGTTGGCACTGGCCCCATACGATTGTCCATCCTGTTTTAAAGTGATGTCTAGtaccagtaatggactggatgagggtgaacaaatggaagcttaatccagacaagacagagatgcttttGATCAGCTGAAAGGCAATTTAGGAggcagggattcagcctgtgctgaacAGAATCACTTTCTCCCTGGAAGACTCAGTTTTCCACTTTGGATGTATTCTTGGATTCAGTCCTGAACCAATAACAACCAGGAATACACTTGCACTGTTAAAGTTCTTGTACACATCCCTGGCTAtgtttgaaagtggaatcataatactgTAATTGCGCTGTGTCAAATGGCCTTTTGGATGCtgatgaggattttttaaaatatacttttcttTATAAGGAGCTTTTAGGTCATGTATTTGTTTTGACCAATGCCTTTAATTTCATTATGTTTTGATACTCGGTTCTGTTTTGTGTTTGAATTGCTGGCTtcttttatttaatgttaatctgagctgccttgggtatcattttgggggagaaaagacaggatataaaacttataaaaagataaaattaactTTTTGTGATGTGTGTCTCCCTGATCCTAACACCCCCTCCTACCTCCCTCCTTGGCTTTTCCTCTGTTGTAATTTGAGGAAAGAGGGATACTGGATCATGTAGATTACTGTCTTGCTTTTGAATGCATTTCCTTCTGCTGGTTTGCTCTTTCTGTATCTCACCACTTGGCTGCTGGACTCAATAGCTGCAACACATTTTGAATTCTTTGGTCTCATCCTGACACATCTTGTAGAGTGATGGTCAGGGAAGAGGTGGAAGGGTAAAGAAGAAGTTGAGGGTCATCCAAGCAGCCTGTCTAAAGAAACCCTGGTTATTTTTAACTAGGTCTGCCTTCCACCTTCTCTTACGCTGAGGTTAGTAGGTTTtgccttctttgttgttgtttttccatttccataatttctgtatttttctcGCCCTACCCtacccctccttccctgcttgaTCTGGGTTCCTTCCCTGTTCCCTCAGATTATCCAGCAACGATGGAGGTGAAACAGGAGATCCTTCAATGCGATGGTCCTGAGATAGCTGAAGGCCATGAGTTGTACCATGAGAAGTCCCATGGGGATGAGTCTCTGAAGCCTGCGATCCACAAGGGAGACTGTGAATGGGAGCAGTTTcaggggaggaagccagggaggagaTGGCATGGGTCTGTTCCACAAACAGAACAAATGAGAGGCTTTAACAAAGTCCTGTgctacaagagagagagaaagcatccTTGCCCTGAATGTGGGAAAAGATTTCACTACCGATCCCAGCTTGCAAAACACCAGCTGATCCACACTGGCATCAGGCCCTACAAATGTGTTGTCTGCGGGAGGAGCTTCCAGAGGAAAGACAATCTTTTTGCACATCagaaaatccacacaggagagaagcgtCACGGTTGCCCcgagtgtgggaaaagcttctACGACAGAGGTAAACTgctgagacatcagagaatccacttGGGAGAGAAGCCATTCGACTGTCCCGGGTGTAAAAAGGGCTTTCCAAACAAAGGAAACCTCCTTGTACATCAGACAACCCACACAGGTGAGCGGCTGTATGAATGCTCTGAGCGTGGGAGACATTTCTACAACAGGATCAGATGGAATAGGCATCAGAGGGTTCAGACTGGGGAGAAAACGTTCGACTGCCCGTGGTGTCGTAAGCGATTCTCTCGGAAAGGAAATCTTGCTGCCCACCAgaaaatccacacaggggagaagccatacccATGCTCAGAGTGTGGGAAAAGCTTTGGCGAAAAAGCCAAGTTGATtagacatcaaagaatccacacaggagaaaaacctttCTCATGTCTGATGTGTGGGAAAAGCTTTAACCAGCGAGAAACCTTGCTGAGGCATCagcgagtccacacaggagagaaaccttacgaATGCCTGGAGTGCGGGGAGCGCTATGGTCAAAAAGAGACACTGCTTAGACATCAGAGAATGCACGAGGGAGAAAACATCAGTTATGTGCCATAAAGGGGGAGTAGGTTTTGTTTAAATCAGGcatgggcaaagtgcagtttAAGCATCACATGCATCTCTTGTGGCCCCAAAGTGccaccccccccaaacctccaactCCCTCACTGTTTGGTTCAGACAAAACAAGAAGTTATAATTAAATGAAAGATTACCCGGTCTGTTTGCCAGCTTGCATGAACATGCTATGGGCGTACACAAGAGATTTCTTTATATCTTGTCTGATATGTCAATGTTATGAACCCACAGCTGTCCAAATTTCacaaaaatgcagttaaaacatatttttgaatgcATGTGCAGAACAGAGGGAAGGAACTAAAAAAATCAAACGTGTTTTGTGCAGAAGCAAAGAAAGGCAGTTGGAAAATGTCTCCGTTTTCGCAGTTACTTATGGGTTGAGGAGAGCAGGAGTCAAGCTGTCTGTTGTTTCCAGCAGCTTCTGTACTTTGAAAAaaggtttgttttctgttttgtttaaaaacGAATAAACCACAACTGTGTACACAAAAGAAGTTTAGTGAGAAAATGGACATGAAGGACAACTGATTCAGAGGACAATACTGATGCCTTAAATTTTAGGTGAAGTTCACTAGTGTTTGGTGACTTAAAACTTTTCTTGTGTTGTGGACAGTCTTTTCCAAgctgctgctttttctttttgacttTTTTGCATTACAGCTACTGTGGGAATGTGCATTCTAATTCAAGTGTGTTACAATCAGAATGGTGAATAAAGAGTTTCAAAGAGAAAGCATTGCTagatctgtttgtgtgtgtttagattTGCAAATGTGTGTCTCCTTTCTGCTAAGACGCTTACTACAAGATTTAGCTCATTGGCTGTCATTGGAAATACGTACAAAGCTCACAGCTAGCAGACATAAAAGTCTGGATGCTTTGCAGTGTTTTCCAGAAAACTATATGGAGTGAACCAATGAATTGTATAGATGGTGGGGGGAGGAATTGGGTGGCACATGTGTGAACATCTGAGGGATGTCTTCTGTAGTCCTTTGCTCCCTTCCCAGCACTCCCTCCCAAAATTTGGGGGGCACTGTCTTGCTTTTGAACTAGTGGAGTTGGTGAGACTAGGGCAAACTTTTAGGAACAGAGATGTATTGCGGGACAAGAGGGAAGTACACccgggccctttcatactatgcaattatagtgctatgattccgctttaactgccatggcaacatgctacggaatcctgggatttgcagttcataTATACTAGGATACATAGGATGAatccatggcagataaagtagaTTCGTAGCCTTGTAATTCTGTTGTGTGAAAGAACCCCCTTTCCAGAAAATAGTCCAAAATGGTACATTTTCCTAACTCTGCTGTAACAGTTATAGAGatcctgctgctgttgttttcattttccGAAGTTCCTTCTGTGCGTACGGTTCTTTAAGGACGTGTTCCAACAAGACAAATCCTCATCCCAAGGCTTTTGCCATCTGAAATATGAGGGGGTGCTGAAATGTTCTTGGAAGGGAAAGGCTTAGAGCCACGAAACCTATATgatattccacatattcacccccAAAGTCTGATACGCTTGGCACATTGTTCCTCAGGTTTCTTTGACGCTTCCAATTTTTCTTCTGaggtctggtcactgaaatactgctctgctgctgctatcacctctgaatcattcaAAAATTACCTCCCTTTCAAATTCTTTTAAAGATCTGGAAACAGAAAATAGTCAAATGGAGAAAGATCTGATGAATAGGGTGGATGCTTTGGTTGTTTAGCTAACAGAAGCTGCATTtggatgcagaattaatgcagtttgaccgtTTTAACGgctacggctcaatgctatggatttctggaatttgtagttttgggagatatctagctgcctctgtcagagagtgctgatgTCACcataagctacaaatcccagaaatccatagcactgggccatagccagttaaagcagtatcaaattacatgagttctgcagtgtggatgcaaccttagtcTACCACAACTCATGCCACAATTTATTTTGCAccactagtctcaaaggtgccacaagatccctttgcatgggGATACCTaagaaaactacacatcccaaatttccatagcatggagccatggcagctaaagtggagtcaaacgctattatttctgtagtgtggatgcaaccctagTCTACCGAAGGAtcttgtgttttggaccaaaggtgctgcaaggtccctttgcatgctgatacgttgcaaaactacaaatcccagaatcccatagtaattatattgcaaaactacaaaatcccagaatcccatagcaattATACTGGTGCCAAACTGAGTTAATGTTGCAGTGCAGATGCGACCCTAGTCTACCACAGCTCAGGCTACCTGGCACGCTGATACCTCcgaaaactacacatcccagaataccatagcatggaggcaaggaagttaaagcggtgtcaaaccgtgtcaattgtgcagtgtagatgcagctaatgttttttgtttgttttgtttttttagttacCAGCTCCTTATTTCTGGCAACCAGAGGTCCAGAAAGTTTAAAAACAAGACATTTTTCTTGTCATATAtattaaatgataataataagttaattttaattttaattaaatatttaattaaaatttaattttaattaaatattattaaaaataataattaaatgttaattttaattaagtgttattaaaataataattaaaatttaattttaattaaatattattaaaataattaaaatttaattttaattaaatatattaaaataaataaatgcaaattttaattaaatattttggcaaaaataaatattaattactATCGATTAACAATATTAATAATGTTGattgatattaattaattttgattattaatattaattataatttaatattaattttcgCCCTCCAACCCCAGGAACTGTATCCTATTCTACACAGTGCCACTTTAATCCAGTTTCATCCCAGTTTCTGCCTTACACACTTCTAAGAAAGAGTCAGTATTAACCCTTCACAAAAAAAGAggactccttttttaaaaaaaacttgtggtAAATTATactcccaaaataataataataaaaaataaaatgttgaaaaggTCCATTTAGGCCAGGAATTcctcccaaactgtgtcctttaagggatttttttggacttcatctcccagaatcccaggctattggccaacgtggctgaggcttctgggagctgaagtccaaaaaaaaaacccttaaaggcCACCGTTGATTATAGGCCATTATTTCCCTCAGGGCCGGTCCTGAGGGTGCCTTCTTCCTCCGCGCAAGGGagcctgggaagtgtagtttgggAACAGGCCTCAGAGCGGCCATTTTGAGCTCCCAAGTCTGCTTTGggaaactacaacccccagagtTCGCCATTTCTCTGGTACTTCTGAGGTGGTTTAAGTTTGAGGTCACATAGCCATTCCTCCTCGAAGACCCTCACATTCAGGAGCTTGAATAAAGGCCTCTCTCTTGCCATGTTTGTGTCTGAAACCGTGTCTCTTTTATCATTTATTTGAGGGAAGGACTTCCTGAGGtgaagggtgggagggagaggggtggatggcactctgcacatgctcagaggctcCCCCCTCCTCATCAGCGTTGACGCCCCGGAAAGCGGCGGCGGCTGTTTCCCTTTCCGTCCCTAtgaactgctgctgctgttgctgcaaaAGGGGGGAAGAGCTTATTTTGGCCCAGGCTGCATtctgcactctgcacatgctcagaggaacCCTCGCCTGAACGaattgcaacagcagcagcagcaaggcctGGACTCCAGCTCAGCCTCCCTTTTTGGGACAAGGGTGAGGTGAGACCTGGCCCTGCTTCATCCTTGGCAAGGGCTTGggaatatttttttatatatataaaacaacaaaaacaatactttctgcacatgctccagagcattttttctttttcatcctattccttcttttaaaaaaaatcctgtttctttgcttctcttattattatcattttaaagaaaaaggaaagctcTCTGTACATGCTCCAAAGCAGTTTTGTTTTTCATCCTGATCCTTCTTTAAAGACAACCCTGttcctttgcttcttttcttaTTCTTCTAAAAAAGGAATGCTTTCTGTACATGCTCCAGAGcacttttctttttcatcctgtTCCTCCAACCATTTGctcttttattcttcttcttccccttcttttttaatcctttttaagacAAAGGAAAGCATTCTGTACATgctccaaaatatttttatttttaatcctctTCTTTTATCTCCTTCTTTTTCGTTTTAAGAAAAGGAATACTTTCTGTACATGCTCAgaagcattttttattttaatcctgTTCTTCTAcctattttcccttttcttcttcttcttcttctttcagaaaAAGGAATACTTTCCTTACATGctccaagacatttttctttttcatcctgtTCCTCCACATTTTCCCTCatctttttttaaggaaaaggaataattctgtgcatgctccAAGGCATTTTCCTTTTCAGTCCTGTCCCTCCACCCTttgcctcctttcttcttcttcttttcccattcttctttttaagaaaaaggaaTACTTTACATGCACCGAGGCATTTTCCCTTTTTCATCCTGTTTCCTCAGCcgttgcctcttctttttctttttgagagAAAGGAATACTTTCTGTACATGCTGAACAGCTTTAAACAACCGCAACAAAAACCATGTCCTTCATCCCTTTGCCTTTTTGGACCAATTcctattcttattctttttcttctcctcttccagaCAGCTGGGTGTTGAAGTGAGCCTGCTTGCTTCCTGGGGTGCCAGTGGCACTCTACATATGTTCAGAGGCATTGTTGGCATCTCCATGCAGAATGTGTTAGGGAACGCAGGGCCAACTTTTCAGCTGAAGCTCTTCAGATCTCAGTCTTGGATGGTGTGGActcatcatacacacacacacacacacacacatgcacacttgtaGTTATAGATTTTCAGAATGAAAAGAGCCCTCCCACCTGTTTCTCTGCCTCactgaggtgcatctacactgtaaagaTAATTCAGCGTGACACAACTGTAactgcctgggatttgtagtttggcgagggaCCAGCcggctttggcagagaaggctagaagaccttgcaaaactacaaagtCCAGGACTCaacaggatggagctgcagcacttaaagtggtgtcaaactgcattatttctacagtgttggtGCACCGTAAGACAAGGgtggtttattttctttccagcTTTCTTTTCAGCCCCTTTTGGAAACTGGCTGACcagtctctccttccctccctaacAGGATCGCCACATTGTCCTGGGGACCATCACAGTTTGATCATGGATGCCAAAACAGAAAAGATTGCAGAGGAGAAAATGCAGGTATGAGTTGAAAGAAGAGAgaagtaatccaatttgagactgctttaactgccctggcttagtgctaggaatcctgggacttgtagtttgttgtggcaccagagctctgacagagaaggctaaatgtctcacaaaactactcaGAGCAGCCCCCAATGGCTCATAGCAGGTGGGAAATTTGTCTCCAGAACCTTTGAACCTCACCCCCCACAATAAATTGAATAGACTAGAAGGGAATGTTAAACACTTAATTGGGTTCTGTTGAGGTACATTTACGGACTAATGACACACTGCACATTTGGGAATGTAATttactttaaaatgcatgtttaaatgaagcatggatGCTACATTTTCATTCCCCTTTCGTTTTTTCCTTCAGGATGTGGTAGAGGAGTATCTGGATAACATGAACAATAAAACGGATGAGTCAAGAGACTGTGAACAGGTGCTGCAAGGAGACAGCAAAGAGAATGAACAGGCAACCATCAATTCATTACTAGTAGGAAttacattctccttttccagcacCTTGATCTTGTTGCACTAAATTAGGAAATCATCCCTTAGATGCAGTGACAGGCAAGTCTGGGTAGAGCCAGCTAGTTACAGCTCATGGAGTTCTGTTGGTGGGGTCTATAGGGGGGCCCAAGATAGGAATCAGAGGCTTGAATAGAGATAGGACCAGTCAGGAATAGAGATGGGGCCAGGTAGAAAAAGAGATAGGACTGTAGAGTGTAGATTTGAATTGCAGTTTTACTTATGCTCAGGAGTTGAAAATTATAGTATTGAATTGTATCGAGGGCAAAGTTTGGCAGGATGAAGGATTCAGGTCATGTCAGATTCTCTGCTCTGGAATGTAAACAACCCTGAAATGGCTCCTAAGTGAAGATATAAcccaaataaaaagaaatactgcAGAGACAGTTTGgagacaataaaaaagaaaacatattgatAATAGTTTGACTGGTGGGTACGCACGAGGAATAGAGACATATGTTATTTATTTGTGATCTTCCCAATGTTTTGGAACTCCATTTCCCACCAGCCCCAGACACCTTGGCCAGTGGTGAGAGATCAGGGTTTTTCCACCTCCAATACAAAGGGTGGGGAATGATAAAACAGGAGGACTACCTCAAGACGGTGAAAGGTAACCTTTTGGAAACGAAATTCATTTCCCTTCATCCATAGCCACACTGGCCAGTAACAAGAGCTGTTGAGAATCAGAGTTCATACCCACTCCTGCCTTAGTACAGCTGTTCCCAACCAGGTGTTGTCTATTTATGCTCCAACTTCCATTACTCTTTACCATTTACCATGTTACCTGGGGTTGGTGGGTACTTCAGTCCACAAAGTTTGTTAATTGGCAGATTAGGAAAGCTGCATTAAAGATAGGTTCAGCGGCTTGCCCGATCATTTCTTCTCATAGAACAGAAGTATTATGTCCTATTTAGCATTTGGCAAGAAAGTTTTATTATTCTAGATTACCAGTAGGAACTGCAGCAGAAAATTGCAGCATAAATTGTTTCTTCCTTCAGGATTGCAGCTTTGATAGTTTCAGaagagcagtatacaaataaagtatattattatattaagtaTATTATCCTGTTTCATTTTCCCACCAAAACTAGCCAGTCAGCTTTCCAAAGCTACTGCGCATGTTTTCAAGGTCTCTTCTCCTTCCTGTGCTCCAGATACTGTATAGGGTTTTTACTTAACTATCTTTCACACATTTGCAAACTTTGAGTTTCCTGAAGTTTGCTGATAACGCCTTTTAATTCATTAGTGGTGCCTGTTTGAACACATAAAGGAACAGCACTCAGTGTGGACAATGGAAATAGAAGTAATTGCAATGAATTACAATAGGTGTAAGATGGGTTATCCccttaaatgttattttttgttaaaatatttttaatccacCCTATTTTGATAATATCTATGGGAGGGTACATTTTAAATGTAAGCCAAATTAAAGCCATTGTGTGCTCTCACAGCCTAGACATGGCTTCACCTTGGGCCTCAAAAATTTGGAGAAGAGCCACTTTTTAATTTGATACTGGAATTAGGCCTTTGTCAGTGCCAGTCTGGCCTCTGGGGGATTCTACAGCTGGAGCATCACAGCAGACTCTTTAAAATGGCTTTCTTTGGTCTTAATTGCAGTTGTTTAACAGGCACTTTGTTCTAGGAGGTGGACCATTTTTCTGGGTTTATGGATGGACAGTTATCTGCTTCCCAAGATACTCCCAGTCTTTCTTCCTCACTACAGGATCATGAGGTAGGGGCATAGTAAATTGTTTACAACAATTGTTATACACAgcggatcctggaaccaaaccccagcgtataacaagggtccacagtattccttgcctatgaagacctttcctgtgaaattcatagagttgctataaattgacaggcaagTTGAAGTCACATCCCTATTTTTCACCATGTAGTGGTTTAAAACAGAAGGGTAACTCTGGTTCtttaaccaaaatggtgaaaggtctggaaactgtgccctataagggatggcttagggagctggg from Sceloporus undulatus isolate JIND9_A2432 ecotype Alabama chromosome 2, SceUnd_v1.1, whole genome shotgun sequence includes the following:
- the LOC121921877 gene encoding zinc finger protein 1 homolog, which encodes MEPPSPPTDLTLEKATRKGTSANPTDRAEELPWCLAPKRVKQDPDGRPAKEWEDQWHKFLRALDPLHLVWGAPQLRDSGPWDDAKAFLASFEQVAEACQWPREEWTARLLPALSGEAKLAFSGLDAQDREDYGKVTAAILRGEAIRSEAQRQHFRQFRYQELEEPRKVYNRLQELCHQWLKPERRSKEQILELLILEQFLAILPPEIQDWVRECGPENGVQTAVQAEDFLMSQQEVEMWKWQVPAASKAGTVNPLEPGKRPLYTEAKEQGDVVAESPETGVTLPSRSAPLVLSERQELQDPEPTEGSVDLELAVHFTEGEWALLGLSQRALDREVLKDNCENGASFDYPATMEVKQEILQCDGPEIAEGHELYHEKSHGDESLKPAIHKGDCEWEQFQGRKPGRRWHGSVPQTEQMRGFNKVLCYKRERKHPCPECGKRFHYRSQLAKHQLIHTGIRPYKCVVCGRSFQRKDNLFAHQKIHTGEKRHGCPECGKSFYDRGKLLRHQRIHLGEKPFDCPGCKKGFPNKGNLLVHQTTHTGERLYECSERGRHFYNRIRWNRHQRVQTGEKTFDCPWCRKRFSRKGNLAAHQKIHTGEKPYPCSECGKSFGEKAKLIRHQRIHTGEKPFSCLMCGKSFNQRETLLRHQRVHTGEKPYECLECGERYGQKETLLRHQRMHEGENISYVP